One region of Chitinophaga varians genomic DNA includes:
- a CDS encoding SWIM zinc finger family protein has translation MIPETNTISYSYPVPSVFIAGGAPRLLLAGYSETEKATGPAFFQGSLEQPYITARCLIALSNVVRSSFTLTPATAAMMKDPIVTTGAEKLRFEGFSQCAGVYARVDVLPGGHSGSFPASGTVNVDFNQPMINALHAVSRNDTLQLTVNAREISVQSQPTERITEKKVPLPVKWIKGLTTVQLFLAASEKVHTLNKVQLRQLFQGIPAGAVKTDYYLTVRGNRPAFSPVKAANAVCVGGIHRLRLLEPLLPLADELQVFVHPDMQSTTWQLYFGNVRFSLSLSREAWRGFSGEGAALDSLIADVPDRLISAMDKYGHVNQEFNATLLAVEEQAGFEEIDQLTTRLAAMGLLGFDLDDNVYFYRRLPFKLNRIMSLNPRMKDAEQLLAEDKVAIISRQQDKVEARVAGSGVTHTVMIDGDMARCTCTWFAKHQGERGPCKHILAVRKKIN, from the coding sequence ATGATACCCGAGACGAACACTATCAGTTACAGTTACCCAGTTCCATCGGTTTTTATTGCCGGGGGAGCGCCCCGTTTATTGCTGGCGGGATATAGTGAGACAGAAAAGGCCACCGGTCCGGCTTTTTTCCAGGGAAGCCTGGAACAGCCTTATATCACGGCCCGTTGCCTGATAGCTTTGTCGAATGTGGTGAGATCATCATTTACCCTTACGCCCGCTACCGCCGCCATGATGAAAGACCCGATTGTGACCACTGGTGCGGAGAAACTTCGGTTTGAAGGTTTTTCCCAATGTGCAGGCGTATATGCGCGGGTGGACGTACTGCCAGGAGGCCATAGCGGCAGTTTTCCAGCCAGCGGTACGGTGAACGTGGATTTCAATCAGCCGATGATCAATGCCTTGCATGCTGTCAGCAGGAACGATACTTTGCAGCTGACGGTGAATGCGCGGGAAATCAGCGTACAAAGCCAGCCTACGGAGCGTATTACAGAAAAGAAAGTGCCGTTGCCGGTGAAATGGATCAAAGGCCTGACAACAGTGCAACTGTTCCTGGCGGCGTCAGAGAAAGTGCATACTTTGAACAAGGTGCAGCTGCGGCAGCTGTTTCAGGGCATTCCGGCCGGCGCTGTGAAAACGGATTATTACCTGACCGTGCGAGGCAACAGGCCTGCGTTTTCCCCGGTGAAAGCGGCCAATGCTGTTTGTGTGGGCGGCATACACCGGCTGCGCTTACTGGAGCCATTGTTGCCGTTGGCTGACGAACTGCAGGTATTTGTGCATCCGGACATGCAGAGCACTACGTGGCAGTTGTATTTTGGTAACGTAAGATTTAGCCTTAGCCTGTCGCGTGAGGCCTGGCGTGGCTTTTCAGGTGAGGGCGCCGCATTGGATTCACTCATTGCTGATGTGCCGGACCGCCTCATCAGCGCGATGGACAAGTACGGGCATGTGAACCAGGAATTTAATGCCACTTTGCTGGCGGTGGAAGAGCAGGCGGGTTTTGAAGAGATAGACCAGCTGACAACGCGTCTTGCTGCCATGGGGCTGCTGGGATTTGACCTGGACGACAACGTATATTTTTACCGCCGCCTGCCATTTAAGCTCAACAGGATCATGAGCCTGAACCCGCGCATGAAAGACGCGGAGCAGCTGTTAGCGGAAGATAAAGTGGCCATCATCTCCCGGCAACAAGATAAGGTGGAAGCCCGTGTTGCCGGAAGTGGCGTTACTCATACCGTGATGATCGATGGTGATATGGCGCGCTGTACCTGTACCTGGTTTGCCAAACACCAGGGGGAACGCGGCCCTTGCAAACATATTCTTGCTGTACGAAAAAAGATCAATTGA
- a CDS encoding DUF6493 family protein: MTHLEELEQLLTMEREQDIVPFLQRLTPDEKKALKPGLTKLAAYYSAFVEVGSNGWKSRMTAQQAKMLAIAAFVCYDSNAFQRSNFHFTLFRERLLEKVISWYMPDWFDGWMQEMAEKDTLPGDVNYWQMLDLHARGLLTLTPALVVSRLPMAINGNHRLYEPARLFEFPITLTEHFWYLFEYPSNIHFSDSWTNSKKTGELEPNWKGFIQQYTGDDTIDRMRVLEECLKAVNRNFNKLQAGWFVDLLTLLKPEKAELMQLQPLLLQALSSPQTKAVNAALGYLKVLATEKAFDHQALLDHLPQVMATDKKNIITTTIQILEKAGKIHPEIKPQACLELCAAFLSKEEDLQAKAAKLILQWADKNDAALSEQLSQYAGSMLASTRHALQELMKDHEEVETAAHEETERLPLIGEHNRIVTEDLVFFASQVFENNVTWHFDLLPAMLLAAQDTMTTEMLWQLEPALQRAATVLKRPSGNMGLLDVTLAVFFLNYGKWMADNDAGYTAKLNDAKGAQHWWRIRHEMPELEHWKTSRTETAVYMPHRKLLILALKKIREKDPLPLLSTPTHEPGWIDPVILVQRMTQYLSAGVQPDVLDLQTAIARCALQDTAAALTLVQQWPAGEYQQLFTFLLNAAALPQGPFTMEAAWMQVGLTKAPFTTYEAFAAFSYNRLPVALLNGAYEWKTGGKPYLAYGKYNAEKREYDRYMSEELVMNITFPEGDILKGSTPLLQEYLNGVGQYMSVSITDVARLLLLTPNHPDVLLARVLQSCQRSSGYYEVNETGIVLNTLKTLHSLDIPLSEMRYLSIALSMLHADKTVKGYATEYWSSRLPDRISSEKLGRMIGLQQRVAWAPMKRLTDLISAQTQVSRLQNEELEMLLTACLSVFTETPVKDLKKLLEVYAEVLAINNSNIRNAEVINLLNAWQGSSTVKKAAQQLLKRVVPE, translated from the coding sequence ATGACACATCTGGAAGAACTGGAGCAGTTGTTGACCATGGAGCGCGAACAGGATATCGTGCCATTTTTACAACGTTTAACCCCTGATGAAAAAAAAGCACTTAAACCGGGATTGACCAAACTGGCGGCCTATTACTCAGCGTTTGTGGAAGTTGGTTCCAACGGCTGGAAGAGCAGAATGACAGCACAACAGGCGAAGATGTTGGCCATCGCTGCATTTGTGTGTTACGACAGTAATGCATTTCAGCGTTCTAATTTCCATTTTACGTTGTTCCGCGAGCGTTTGCTGGAGAAAGTTATCTCCTGGTATATGCCAGACTGGTTCGATGGATGGATGCAGGAAATGGCTGAAAAGGATACCTTACCTGGTGATGTGAATTATTGGCAGATGCTGGACCTGCACGCCCGCGGATTACTTACGTTAACGCCTGCACTGGTAGTAAGCAGGCTGCCGATGGCGATTAACGGGAACCATCGGCTGTACGAACCTGCACGTTTGTTTGAGTTCCCCATTACTTTGACAGAACACTTCTGGTACCTGTTCGAATATCCATCCAATATACATTTCAGTGACAGCTGGACGAACAGCAAAAAAACGGGTGAACTGGAGCCCAACTGGAAAGGGTTTATTCAGCAGTACACCGGCGATGATACCATCGACCGGATGCGGGTACTGGAAGAATGCCTGAAAGCCGTTAACCGGAATTTCAATAAACTACAGGCCGGCTGGTTTGTGGACCTGTTGACATTGCTGAAGCCTGAGAAAGCAGAGCTGATGCAGCTACAGCCTTTGTTACTACAGGCGTTAAGTTCTCCACAAACGAAAGCTGTCAACGCAGCGTTGGGTTATCTGAAGGTACTGGCCACGGAAAAAGCGTTTGATCATCAGGCATTGCTGGACCATCTGCCGCAGGTGATGGCGACTGATAAAAAGAATATTATCACCACCACCATCCAGATACTGGAGAAGGCTGGTAAAATACACCCGGAAATTAAGCCACAGGCTTGTCTGGAGCTCTGTGCGGCTTTCCTTTCCAAAGAGGAAGATTTACAGGCCAAAGCCGCGAAACTGATATTGCAATGGGCTGATAAAAATGATGCTGCTTTAAGTGAGCAGCTTTCCCAATATGCAGGCAGTATGCTCGCCAGCACGCGCCATGCTTTGCAGGAGCTGATGAAAGATCATGAAGAAGTGGAAACCGCAGCGCACGAAGAAACGGAGAGATTGCCGCTGATCGGGGAACATAACCGTATTGTTACTGAAGACCTGGTGTTTTTTGCCAGCCAGGTTTTTGAAAATAACGTCACCTGGCATTTTGATCTGTTGCCGGCTATGTTACTGGCGGCGCAGGATACCATGACCACTGAGATGTTATGGCAGCTGGAGCCTGCGTTGCAACGGGCCGCTACCGTGTTGAAACGGCCGTCCGGCAACATGGGGCTGTTGGATGTTACCCTTGCTGTTTTTTTTCTGAACTATGGCAAATGGATGGCAGATAACGATGCCGGCTATACGGCAAAACTGAATGACGCCAAAGGCGCCCAGCACTGGTGGCGTATAAGGCATGAGATGCCTGAGCTGGAGCACTGGAAGACTTCACGTACAGAGACGGCAGTATATATGCCTCACCGGAAATTGCTGATACTGGCTTTGAAAAAGATCCGGGAGAAAGATCCGTTGCCATTGCTTTCCACGCCTACGCACGAACCGGGCTGGATAGACCCGGTGATATTGGTGCAACGCATGACACAATACCTGTCTGCCGGCGTACAGCCGGACGTACTGGATTTACAGACAGCGATCGCGCGGTGTGCCTTGCAGGATACTGCCGCAGCGCTGACGTTAGTGCAGCAGTGGCCGGCCGGCGAATATCAGCAGTTGTTTACTTTCCTGTTGAATGCCGCTGCTTTGCCGCAGGGGCCCTTCACGATGGAAGCTGCCTGGATGCAGGTCGGACTGACCAAGGCGCCGTTCACCACTTATGAGGCTTTTGCGGCATTTTCGTATAACCGCTTGCCGGTAGCACTGCTCAACGGCGCCTATGAGTGGAAAACAGGTGGCAAGCCGTACCTTGCCTATGGCAAATACAACGCAGAAAAGAGAGAATATGACCGGTATATGTCAGAGGAACTGGTGATGAACATTACCTTTCCGGAGGGCGATATTCTCAAGGGAAGCACACCATTGTTGCAGGAATACCTGAATGGCGTGGGACAATACATGTCTGTTTCGATTACGGATGTGGCCAGGCTGCTGTTGCTGACGCCTAATCATCCGGATGTGCTGCTGGCGAGGGTATTGCAATCCTGTCAGCGTTCTTCCGGGTATTATGAGGTGAACGAAACAGGTATCGTGTTAAACACGCTGAAAACGTTGCACAGCCTGGACATCCCGCTTTCAGAAATGAGGTATCTCTCTATTGCCCTGTCTATGTTGCACGCTGATAAAACCGTGAAGGGGTACGCTACCGAATACTGGAGCAGCCGTCTGCCTGACCGCATCAGCAGTGAAAAACTGGGACGGATGATCGGTCTGCAGCAGCGGGTGGCCTGGGCGCCCATGAAACGGCTCACCGACCTGATCAGCGCACAAACGCAGGTCAGCCGCCTGCAAAATGAGGAACTGGAAATGCTGCTGACGGCCTGCCTGTCTGTGTTTACAGAAACGCCGGTAAAAGACCTGAAAAAGCTGCTGGAAGTATATGCGGAAGTACTGGCCATCAATAACAGCAATATCCGTAATGCGGAGGTGATAAACCTGCTGAACGCCTGGCAGGGCAGCAGTACCGTGAAGAAGGCGGCGCAGCAGCTGCTGAAACGGGTAGTACCTGAATAG
- a CDS encoding GlxA family transcriptional regulator, with the protein MSASKKLVVIVPMEGTSLLDIAGPCDVFAQATKILRNDPQQPEEGYEILLASPGEGHHLKTQSGVEVVCPVTVAELDRPIDTLLIAGLGTEFFEYNRHDFYKWLKEVYPRLRRIGSVCIGAYALARAGLLNGRRATTHWQYSQDFQEQHPDVQVDTNPFYTRDGNVYTSGGLASGIDLALALLEEDYGRDLAALVAKKMVIYLRKPGYQTQFGDLLDHHQLANTLAGKLRPWMVQTLHEDLSVERLAAHANMSPRNFARVFLKECGLTPAKFVEKLRVETARKYLEESDLSIEQIAEKCGLGGMVSMRRVFLRHLSVSPSDYRRNFRTSLHH; encoded by the coding sequence ATGTCTGCATCCAAAAAACTGGTCGTCATAGTACCGATGGAAGGTACGTCCCTGCTGGATATTGCCGGTCCCTGCGATGTTTTCGCGCAGGCCACTAAAATACTCCGCAATGATCCGCAGCAGCCGGAGGAAGGGTATGAGATACTGCTGGCTTCGCCGGGAGAGGGCCATCACCTGAAAACGCAAAGCGGTGTAGAAGTGGTATGCCCGGTAACGGTAGCAGAGCTGGACCGGCCTATTGATACGTTGCTGATAGCCGGTTTGGGCACTGAATTTTTTGAATACAACCGCCACGATTTTTATAAATGGCTGAAAGAAGTGTATCCCCGCCTGCGCCGTATTGGCTCCGTTTGTATCGGGGCGTACGCGCTGGCGCGGGCGGGGCTGCTGAATGGCCGCCGCGCTACCACCCACTGGCAATACAGCCAGGATTTCCAGGAGCAGCACCCCGATGTCCAGGTAGATACCAATCCTTTTTATACCCGTGACGGGAACGTATATACGTCGGGGGGCCTGGCCTCCGGTATCGATCTGGCCCTTGCCCTGCTGGAAGAGGATTATGGCCGCGACCTGGCGGCGCTGGTCGCTAAAAAGATGGTCATCTACCTGAGGAAACCCGGGTACCAGACACAATTCGGTGACCTGCTCGATCATCACCAGCTGGCCAATACCCTCGCCGGTAAATTACGGCCCTGGATGGTACAGACACTGCATGAAGACCTGAGCGTGGAACGCCTCGCAGCACACGCGAATATGAGCCCCCGTAACTTCGCCCGTGTGTTCCTCAAAGAGTGCGGGCTTACACCAGCTAAATTTGTGGAAAAACTACGGGTGGAAACGGCCCGCAAATACCTCGAAGAGAGTGATCTCAGCATAGAACAGATCGCTGAAAAATGCGGCCTTGGCGGCATGGTGTCCATGCGGCGGGTCTTTCTTCGTCATCTTTCCGTGTCGCCCAGCGATTATCGCCGGAATTTCCGTACCTCCCTCCACCATTGA
- the gap gene encoding type I glyceraldehyde-3-phosphate dehydrogenase, with translation MKIAINGFGRIGRMTLRALQHKDNVEVVAINDLMGADILAHLFKYDTAHGKFPGTVSHTDQHLIVNGKKILLTNEKDPANLPWGKLDVDMVIESTGRFTHKEQAQAHIRAGARRVLITAPASGGVKTIVAGVNEDIIEATDEILSTASCTTNCIAPPLFLLDKAFGIESGFMSTVHAFTMDQMLQDGPHKDFRRARAATQSIIPTTTGAAKAIGDVLPALKGKLDGFSYRVPVIDGSIAELSLVLKKTATAAEINALFKQQAETDLKGILEYTEEPFVSADIVGNTHSSIVDGTMTRVIGNLVKVVAWYDNEAGISNRIAELVANASYATVEAQG, from the coding sequence ATGAAAATAGCTATCAATGGATTCGGCCGTATCGGAAGAATGACCCTCAGAGCTTTACAGCATAAAGACAATGTGGAAGTAGTAGCCATCAATGACCTGATGGGTGCTGACATCCTGGCCCACCTCTTCAAATATGACACCGCCCACGGGAAGTTTCCCGGCACTGTTTCCCATACAGACCAACACCTGATCGTTAACGGAAAAAAAATACTGCTGACCAACGAAAAAGATCCCGCCAATTTGCCCTGGGGCAAACTGGATGTAGATATGGTGATCGAATCAACCGGAAGGTTTACCCATAAAGAACAGGCACAGGCCCACATCCGCGCCGGCGCCCGCCGCGTACTGATCACGGCACCGGCTTCCGGCGGTGTGAAAACCATCGTGGCAGGCGTGAATGAAGATATTATAGAGGCGACAGATGAAATTCTGTCTACCGCTTCCTGCACCACTAACTGTATCGCCCCTCCGCTGTTTTTGCTGGATAAGGCTTTCGGCATAGAATCCGGCTTTATGAGCACGGTACATGCCTTTACCATGGACCAGATGCTGCAGGACGGCCCGCATAAGGATTTCAGAAGAGCGAGAGCGGCCACGCAGTCTATTATACCTACCACCACCGGCGCAGCGAAAGCTATCGGTGATGTGTTGCCCGCGCTGAAAGGCAAACTGGACGGCTTCTCTTACCGTGTGCCCGTGATTGACGGCTCCATCGCTGAGTTGTCACTCGTACTGAAAAAAACGGCTACAGCTGCGGAAATCAATGCCCTGTTCAAACAACAGGCGGAAACAGATCTGAAAGGTATCCTCGAATACACGGAAGAACCTTTTGTATCTGCTGATATTGTGGGCAATACCCATTCATCTATCGTAGACGGCACCATGACAAGGGTGATCGGCAACCTGGTGAAGGTAGTGGCATGGTATGATAATGAAGCCGGTATTTCCAACCGCATTGCGGAATTGGTGGCTAACGCGTCTTACGCTACAGTTGAAGCTCAGGGATAG
- a CDS encoding SusD/RagB family nutrient-binding outer membrane lipoprotein, with amino-acid sequence MKKSFLYIAMMATATFTACKKDVEKRFYDPDKLNATVTDVVPGLFTQLITNNKIFVQDYGEWYYLLNGGTSITGYEQVAQRYISYRYDWFSSYNDLVSGNGFDDFPISGQSYFQNSYTKLKNYEVIKDSVELRTGQLKQDGDVYLKLATFVKLYQCGKLVDFFNSIPYFDAFQGVKGGAQYLFPKYDDPKQVYQSIIADLGGLVNTLPTAFSQMSAPAKIVFQQQDYAFKGDINKWVAFINFTRLKMLVRIAGVDEAYAKPLIQEALGKPLPTTDLTWTMWYKIDVLGGGTWQRGLYENTYAAFIPNIIMKRLNYGDSTYQPGIDDPRLPVLAMPTKFKDYRGVSANIEEQTALYNSGQKYYAFADNLASSLSTNAKSMYSHITLHRNENLPVYMVTLGELDLLLAEIALKNLGNTGKAAEEHIKDEVVHSTNFWYYLNQLSTYGRGTLDSVLYPSKPTDAIVYGWGDNIKAKFLAAPTLEDKMEILMQQKYIHLNLLQPYELWAELRRTRHPKLEPFTWHASVWKPMPERVHYPTVELTNNPDNFAKVANENNTTSPIFWVPANQRGVVPYWNNYNYQ; translated from the coding sequence ATGAAAAAATCATTCTTGTATATAGCCATGATGGCGACCGCCACCTTCACCGCGTGTAAAAAAGATGTGGAGAAACGGTTCTATGATCCGGACAAACTGAACGCCACCGTTACCGACGTAGTACCGGGGTTGTTCACACAGCTGATCACCAACAACAAAATATTTGTACAGGACTACGGAGAATGGTACTACCTCCTCAATGGCGGCACCAGCATTACCGGCTATGAACAGGTGGCACAACGGTACATCTCCTATCGTTACGATTGGTTCAGCAGCTATAACGACCTGGTAAGCGGCAACGGCTTCGATGATTTTCCCATCTCCGGCCAGTCTTATTTTCAGAACAGTTATACCAAACTGAAAAACTATGAAGTCATTAAAGACTCTGTGGAACTCCGTACCGGTCAACTGAAACAGGATGGCGATGTATACCTGAAACTGGCCACCTTCGTGAAGTTGTACCAATGCGGCAAACTGGTGGATTTCTTCAACTCCATCCCCTACTTCGACGCTTTTCAGGGCGTAAAAGGCGGTGCCCAATACCTCTTCCCGAAGTATGATGACCCTAAACAGGTGTACCAGTCAATCATCGCTGACCTGGGCGGATTAGTCAACACACTGCCGACAGCTTTCAGCCAGATGTCCGCTCCCGCTAAAATAGTTTTCCAGCAACAGGATTACGCGTTTAAGGGAGATATCAACAAATGGGTGGCATTCATCAACTTCACCCGCCTGAAAATGCTGGTACGTATTGCCGGTGTGGATGAAGCATATGCCAAACCTTTGATACAGGAAGCATTAGGCAAACCGCTGCCTACCACCGATCTTACCTGGACCATGTGGTACAAGATAGATGTACTTGGTGGCGGTACCTGGCAACGTGGTCTTTATGAAAACACCTATGCGGCTTTCATTCCCAATATCATCATGAAACGGTTGAACTACGGTGACTCTACCTATCAACCCGGTATTGACGACCCACGCCTGCCGGTACTGGCGATGCCCACCAAATTCAAAGACTACCGTGGTGTATCCGCCAATATCGAAGAGCAGACAGCACTCTATAACAGTGGGCAGAAGTATTACGCTTTTGCTGATAACCTGGCTTCCTCACTGTCTACCAATGCTAAATCCATGTATAGCCATATCACGCTGCACCGTAATGAAAATCTGCCGGTGTACATGGTGACATTGGGAGAACTGGACCTGCTGTTGGCGGAGATTGCGCTGAAAAACCTCGGCAATACCGGTAAAGCCGCTGAAGAGCATATCAAAGATGAAGTGGTGCATTCCACTAACTTCTGGTACTATCTCAACCAGCTCAGCACCTATGGACGTGGCACACTGGATTCCGTACTGTATCCTTCCAAGCCAACAGACGCTATTGTCTACGGCTGGGGCGATAATATCAAAGCCAAATTCCTGGCAGCGCCTACGTTGGAAGACAAAATGGAAATCCTGATGCAGCAAAAATACATCCACCTCAACCTGCTGCAACCTTATGAACTCTGGGCGGAGCTGAGAAGGACGCGTCACCCGAAACTGGAGCCTTTCACCTGGCATGCTTCCGTATGGAAACCGATGCCTGAGAGAGTACACTATCCTACCGTGGAGCTGACCAACAATCCGGATAACTTCGCGAAGGTGGCCAACGAAAACAATACCACTTCTCCGATCTTCTGGGTACCCGCAAACCAACGTGGCGTTGTGCCTTACTGGAACAATTACAACTACCAGTAA